In one Magallana gigas chromosome 9, xbMagGiga1.1, whole genome shotgun sequence genomic region, the following are encoded:
- the LOC105326400 gene encoding uncharacterized protein, with the protein MNSFRNLWRLASLAMANTINSARTVVPLVAKEHLEEDNKVEKLCDEFWEWRMKESPEFASYCGDQRYCDLLDDIDTEAFKGFEEDVKEMAKKAEEIEWNKLSKSGKANLYLLKDQFDTFIDGMEHKGWYFPINFMDGLHADIPKVISTCPRQSEEDFVKFNKRLECYAKKAQQVIQILREALESGYAFHMYSVEMVPEQIQEMITEELTPDKDVFLTPYLDATPDIVDPETSEKLLEEAKEIILTKVRPAFKELAEYIEKEYLPNTREDVAHTSLPDGEALYQSCLDFHLSTSMTAKEVFELGLEEVDRIEKAMKRVTKEEGYGDDIQKFKEDISKKEEFHFKTGEELLEYVNDICFKKIQPKLKQIFKFFPESPLIIEEVPPIMDTGDTAFYFNGSPDGSRPGVYYIGTSHLDAIPKYEIMALSLHEGEPGHHFQGMYAMESEDIHPFRRCLCDINYSRSPSRFPMNTAFLEGWGLYSEFLGEELDLYEDNYSLFGRYCMEMLRAVRLVVDPGIHAFGWSFDQALDFMIEKTFMDPKMLEVECKRYVTFPGQACAYKVGELKLKQLRKKAKSALGDKFDIKDFHDVVLQCGAVPLKFLEYEVNEYIKEELETLMTLESLED; encoded by the exons ATGAACAGCTTCAGAAACTTATGGCGTTTGGCATCTTTAGCGATGGCCAACACTATTAACTCGGCAAGAACTGTTGTACCG TTAGTAGCTAAAGAACACTTGGAAGAAGACAATAAAGTGGAGAAACTGTGTGATGAATTCTGGGAATGGAGGATGAAAGAGAGTCCAGAGTTTGCCTCCTACTGTGGGGATCAGCGGTACTGTGATTTATTGGACGACATCGATACAGAGGCATTCAAAGGCTTTGAG gaGGATGTCAAAGAAATGGCAAAGAAAGCTGAGGAAATAGAATGGAATAAATTATCCAAGTCTGGCAAAGCTAATCTATATTTGCTTAAGGACCAGTTTGATACATTCATTGATGGAATGGAACACAAGGG CTGGTACTTTCCAATAAATTTTATGGATGGTCTGCATGCAGATATTCCAAAAGTCATTAGTACGTGTCCGAGGCAGTCGGAAGAGGACtttgtaaaattcaataaaagatTGGAATGTTACGCCAAAAAA gCTCAACAAGTGATACAGATTCTGCGGGAAGCGTTAGAAAGTGGATATGCCTTTCATATGTACTCTGTG GAAATGGTTCCAGAACAGATCCAGGAAATGATCACGGAGGAACTGACTCCAGACAAAGATGTATTCTTGACTCCTTACCTGGATGCCACTCCAGATATCGTTGATCCAGAAACCAG tgaaaaactACTAGAAGAGGCAAAGgagattattttgacaaaagtCCGACCAGCCTTCAAGGAACTAGCCGAGTACATTGAAAAA GAGTACCTCCCTAACACACGGGAGGATGTTGCCCACACCTCCCTTCCCGATGGGGAAGCCCTCTACCAGTCGTGTCTGGACTTCCACCTCTCCACCAGCATGACCGCCAAGGAAGTCTTTGAACTTGGTCTGGAGGAAGTGGACAGGATTGAGAAAGCCATGAAGAGAGTCACCAAGGAAGAGGGGTACGgggacgacatccaaaaattcAAAGAAGACATATCCAAGAAAGAAGAGTTCCATTTTAAAACAGGG GAGGAGCTATTGGAATATGTGAATGACATTTGCTTCAAGAAGATTCAGCCCAAACTGAAACAGATCTTCAAATTCTTTCCTGAATCTCCCCTGAT aattgagGAAGTTCCTCCAATAATGGATACTGGAGATACAGCATTCTACTTCAATGGATCTCCGGATGGATCCAGACCTGGAGTGTACTACATTGGAACATCACATCTGGATGCAAT TcctaaatatgaaataatggCCCTGAGTTTGCATGAAGGAGAGCCAGGCCATCATTTTCAG GGAATGTATGCTATGGAGTCTGAAGATATCCATCCATTCAGACGATGTCTATGTGACATCAACTACTCAAGGTCTCCAAGTAGATTTCCAATGAACACAGCATTTCTAGAG GGTTGGGGTTTATACTCGGAGTTTCTAGGCGAGGAGCTAGACCTCTATGAAGACAACTATTCCCT GTTTGGAAGATACTGCATGGAGATGCTGAGAGCGGTCAGGCTTGTCGTTGATCCAGGGATTCATGCATTTGG aTGGTCTTTCGATCAAGCTTTGGattttatgattgaaaaaaCCTTCATGGACCCCAAGATGCTAGAAGTGGAATGCAAGCGATATGTAACCTTTCCGGGACAAGCTTGTGCATACAAAGTGGGAgagttgaaattaaaacaacttaGAAAGAAAGCTAAAAGTGCACTAG GTGATAAGTTTGATATTAAAGACTTCCATGACGTAGTACTACAGTGTGGAGCGGTGCCCCTCAAGTTTTTAGAATATGAAGTCAATGAATACATCAAAGAAGAACTAGAAACATTGATGACTCTAGAATCACTGGAAGATTGA
- the LOC105328064 gene encoding uncharacterized protein: protein MMGYRGSCELKILLLLFVFFSLFVETCVAINVTTEDPNEETTIEESITTTTTPTTTTIVTTTTEDETTTDVETTAESSDVTNVNTASEETTISSSNNDTTTSDDITTDDDTTGSAENSSEENPTTESSISSTEDDDTSESTDDVTSTIESSTVEVTTVMETTAETTSDLQLNPNKSDSEKSEANVLVIAIAVVICMSAIVGVTALVYKSAMKPKIEDFEYDPEEHSGIKTNPFDENGMIMWYENSQVAPFMTELTIIKTPIESVPEPETLKDQFQPKGQQKRHPRKPKRRKPRRKIISIYD, encoded by the exons ATGATGGGATATCGGGGTTCTTGTGAATTGAAAATATTGCTgcttttgtttgtgtttttctCATTATTTGTAG AGACATGTGTAGCAATAAATGTTACAACAGAGGACCCTAACGAAGAGACAACAATAGAGGAATCCATTACGACGACGACgacaccaacaacaacaacaattgtTACTACAACAACTGAGGATGAAACAACCACAGATGTCGAGACAACTGCCGAAAGCTCTGATGTCACAAATGTTAATACAGCATCTGAAGAGACAACGATTTCTTCTTCAAACAACGACACGACGACAAGTGACGACATTACGACAGATGACGACACAACAGGAAGTGCCGAAAACTCATCAGAGGAAAATCCTACAACGGAATCGTCTATATCATCAACAGAGGACGATGATACATCAGAGAGcactgatgacgtcacttctaCCATAGAAAGCAGCACTGTTGAGGTCACCACGGTCATGGAAACAACAGCTGAGACCACTAGCGACTTACAACTGAATCCAAATAAATCGGACAGCGAAAAAA GCGAAGCCAATGTTCTTGTTATTGCCATTGCTGTTGTAATTTGTATGTCAGCGATTGTTGGGGTAACGGCTTTGGTATACAAGTCAGCCATGAAACCAAAG ATAGAAGATTTTGAATACGACCCGGAGGAACACAGTGGCATCAAAACAAATCCATTTGATGAGAATGGAATGATAATGTGGTACGAAAATTCTCAGGTGGCGCCATTTATGACAGAACTCACAATAATCAAAACTCCCATAGAAAGCGTACCCGAGCCAGAAACCCTGAAGGATCAATTCCAACCGAAGGGCCAACAGAAAAGACATCCCAGAAAACCGAAACGACGAAAACCTCGACGGAAAATCATTTCCATATACGACTGA
- the LOC105328063 gene encoding putative inhibitor of apoptosis, whose amino-acid sequence MSGAYRKNIDHSFHHPYYQSFKRRIQRFKNWTGSVDPRLLARAGFFYTDREDYVICFACGIGVKNWDSSCDPWSEHQKYKPKCPFLQTGLKDYRREIEALKYATFEERLKSFTDLWPGTEFQDPVQMANAGFYYLGVCDHVKSFCCNIHLRSWCPEDIPIREHSRWSPDCDYVKERLTTENLGKQKCLFEKDKTTTKIGKETIVKKKAKAGDLEEDFCEAEIHSINELGQGLSIRTEDYGNHFEMETICTTSINELRKPLLKKV is encoded by the exons ATGTCTGGAGCTTATCGGAAGAATATCGATCATTCATTCCATCATCCATATTATCAGTCATTTAAGAGGCGGATCCAGAGATTTAAAAATTGGACCGGGAGTGTTGATCCACGTCTGTTAGCCCGTGCAGGCTTCTTTTACACAG ATAGAGAGGATTATGTGATATGCTTCGCGTGTGGAATTGGGGTTAAAAATTGGGACAGTTCCTGTGATCCTTGGAGCGAGCACCAGAAGTACAAGCCAAAGTGTCCGTTCCTGCAGACGGGCTTAAAAGACTACAGGAGAGAGATAGAG GCACTAAAGTATGCAACGTTTGAAGAAAGGTTGAAGTCTTTTACTGATCTATGGCCCGGGACGGAGTTTCAGGATCCAGTTCAAATGGCAAACGCTGGGTTTTATTATCTCG GTGTTTGTGATCATGTCAAAAGCTTCTGTTGCAACATTCATCTTCGTTCGTGGTGTCCCGAGGACATTCCAATAAGGGAACATTCCCGATGGAGTCCGGATTGTGATTACGTCAAAGAACGCCTGACGACGGAAAACTTGGGAAAACAG AAATGTctttttgaaaaagacaaaacaaCAACGAAAATTGGGAAAGAAACGATCGTGAAAAAGAAAGCCAAGGCAGGAGATCTAGAAG aGGACTTCTGTGAAGCAGAAATACATTCTATCAACGAACTGGGCCAGGGGCTGTCCATCCGAACTGAAGATTATGGAAACCATTTTGAAATGGAGACCATTTGCACCACGTCTATCAACGAACTTAGAAAACCTCTGCTGAAAAAAGTTTAA